From the Nodularia sp. NIES-3585 genome, one window contains:
- the thrC gene encoding threonine synthase, producing MTQAITKDTQSTTSTLKALKCKECGAEYELKASHVCELCFGPLEVKYDFSELRLTITREKIAAGPNSIWRYRPFLPVATDNVIDVGTGMTPLVRSHRLARRLGLNKLYIKNDAVNMPTLSFKDRVVSVALSRARELGFTTVSCASTGNLANSTAAIAAHAGLDCCVFIPADLEAGKILGSLIYSPTLMAVKGNYDQVNRLCSEVANTHGWGFVNINLRPYYSEGSKTLGFEVAEQLGWELPDHVVAPLASGSLFTKIYKGFQEFVEVGLVEAKDVRFSGAQPEGCSPIAQAFKEGRDFIKPVKPNTIAKSLAIGNPADGIYAVELAKKTGGNIESVNDAEIIDGIKLLAETEGIFTETAGGTTIAVLKKLVEAGKIDPDETTVVYITGNGLKTQEAVQGYVGEPLTIDAKLDSFERALERSRTLDRLEWQQVLV from the coding sequence ATGACTCAGGCAATCACCAAAGATACCCAATCAACAACTTCGACTTTAAAAGCTTTAAAGTGTAAAGAATGTGGTGCGGAATACGAACTTAAAGCCAGTCATGTCTGTGAGTTATGCTTTGGTCCACTGGAAGTTAAATATGACTTCAGTGAGTTACGTCTGACGATTACCCGTGAAAAAATTGCCGCCGGGCCAAATTCAATTTGGCGCTACCGTCCCTTTTTGCCCGTCGCAACTGACAATGTAATTGATGTGGGAACAGGTATGACTCCCCTGGTACGTTCCCACCGCCTGGCTCGTCGCCTGGGTCTAAATAAGCTTTATATTAAAAATGATGCTGTGAATATGCCCACCCTGAGCTTTAAGGATCGGGTGGTGTCAGTCGCTCTCAGCCGAGCGCGGGAATTGGGTTTCACTACTGTTTCCTGTGCTAGCACTGGTAACTTGGCAAATTCTACAGCTGCGATCGCCGCTCATGCCGGTTTAGATTGTTGTGTATTCATCCCCGCAGATTTAGAAGCCGGTAAAATCCTAGGTAGCTTAATCTACAGTCCGACGCTGATGGCAGTCAAGGGCAACTACGATCAGGTAAATCGTCTCTGCTCGGAAGTCGCTAATACACACGGTTGGGGTTTTGTCAATATTAATTTACGCCCTTATTATTCTGAAGGTTCCAAAACTCTAGGCTTTGAAGTCGCAGAACAACTCGGTTGGGAACTACCAGATCATGTAGTTGCTCCCCTAGCCTCTGGTTCCCTATTTACAAAAATTTATAAAGGTTTCCAAGAATTTGTGGAAGTCGGTTTAGTGGAAGCTAAAGATGTCCGCTTCAGTGGCGCTCAACCCGAAGGTTGTTCACCCATCGCCCAAGCATTTAAAGAAGGGCGCGACTTTATTAAACCAGTGAAACCGAATACAATTGCTAAATCACTGGCCATTGGCAATCCCGCCGACGGTATTTATGCTGTTGAACTGGCTAAGAAAACTGGCGGTAATATTGAATCAGTCAATGATGCCGAAATTATTGACGGAATCAAGCTACTAGCAGAAACAGAAGGCATTTTCACAGAAACAGCAGGTGGTACAACCATTGCTGTGCTGAAAAAATTAGTCGAAGCCGGCAAGATTGACCCAGATGAAACTACAGTAGTTTACATTACTGGCAACGGTTTAAAAACCCAAGAAGCAGTCCAAGGCTACGTCGGCGAACCTTTGACAATTGATGCTAAACTAGATAGCTTTGAACGTGCATTAGAGCGCTCTCGCACACTTGACCGCTTGGAATGGCAACAAGTCCTCGTTTAG
- a CDS encoding DUF2267 domain-containing protein, translating to MTMTGLDIFDTTVQTTIPWVNDLCNKLGWESKHQVFQALRATLHALRDRLTVAEAAHLGAQLPILLGGFYYENWRPGATPTKERNKEAFLQHIRDYFRNIDPEVDAERVVRAVFQLLAERVTRGEIDDVINMMPPALRELWPEEVRA from the coding sequence ATGACAATGACAGGACTGGATATATTTGATACAACAGTTCAGACGACAATTCCTTGGGTAAATGACTTGTGTAATAAGCTGGGCTGGGAAAGTAAACACCAAGTCTTTCAGGCGTTACGTGCCACATTGCACGCGTTGCGCGATCGCCTGACAGTAGCAGAAGCAGCACATTTAGGAGCGCAGTTACCCATTCTCTTAGGGGGATTTTATTACGAAAACTGGCGACCTGGAGCAACTCCCACTAAAGAAAGGAATAAAGAAGCATTTTTACAGCATATTCGTGATTACTTCCGCAACATTGACCCCGAAGTTGATGCCGAGCGCGTTGTGCGTGCAGTCTTTCAGCTACTGGCTGAACGTGTGACTAGAGGGGAAATTGATGATGTGATCAATATGATGCCGCCGGCTTTGCGAGAACTCTGGCCTGAAGAGGTCCGAGCTTAA
- a CDS encoding MoaD/ThiS family protein → MSQSTITVTVKLFAAYQEAYGVSELTLEFPHGTSVNAVCDRLITEHPELSQWRDITRFGINLIFVEPDTLLQNGDEVVLIPPVSGG, encoded by the coding sequence ATGTCCCAGTCTACAATTACGGTAACCGTCAAGTTGTTCGCTGCTTATCAAGAAGCCTATGGAGTGTCAGAACTGACACTGGAATTTCCTCATGGTACATCAGTCAATGCGGTATGCGATCGCCTGATTACGGAACACCCAGAACTCAGCCAATGGCGTGACATCACACGTTTTGGAATTAATTTGATATTTGTCGAACCAGATACCCTACTGCAAAATGGTGATGAAGTTGTGCTAATTCCCCCTGTGAGTGGAGGCTAA
- a CDS encoding J domain-containing protein produces MDLGDCYRLLGLRSGASFADIKASYRRLAQQYHPDINPNDIRAKDKFIALTEAYKLLLTVVPSEEFAQTSSNSAAFRRNGTQSTGSKQAPTTTTVTAEKPPIQKPPNLVEIEQRLKWKTYEQLQRFLQGRRFPQAIALAEALAARLPTDMEVSQWQAVAYQIWGRALISENQLLKARIYLKKALKTDPKNKALSIEVQRDFEKLEQLY; encoded by the coding sequence ATGGATCTTGGAGATTGCTACCGTTTGTTGGGTTTAAGGTCAGGAGCCTCCTTTGCTGACATCAAAGCGTCTTACAGACGATTGGCGCAGCAATATCATCCTGATATTAACCCAAATGACATCAGAGCTAAAGATAAGTTTATTGCTTTGACAGAGGCTTACAAACTCCTTTTAACGGTAGTACCTTCCGAGGAGTTCGCCCAAACGTCGAGTAATTCCGCTGCGTTTAGGCGTAATGGTACTCAGTCCACAGGCTCAAAACAAGCACCAACCACAACCACAGTCACAGCGGAAAAACCGCCAATACAAAAGCCCCCTAATTTGGTGGAAATAGAACAGCGGTTGAAGTGGAAGACTTATGAACAACTGCAACGATTTTTACAAGGAAGAAGATTTCCCCAAGCGATCGCCCTAGCGGAAGCTTTAGCCGCACGTTTACCCACAGATATGGAAGTTAGCCAATGGCAAGCTGTTGCTTATCAAATCTGGGGACGGGCGTTAATTTCGGAAAATCAACTTTTAAAAGCCAGAATTTATCTCAAAAAAGCCCTGAAGACAGATCCTAAGAATAAAGCTCTGTCTATAGAAGTGCAGCGAGACTTCGAGAAATTAGAGCAGCTGTATTAA
- the psbP gene encoding photosystem II reaction center PsbP translates to MWKRIVFILLLVFSLTLTNPGVASAAGFKSFVDSYDGYEFLYPNGWVQVKVADGPDVVFHDLIEISENVSVVISPVPDNKSLTELGTPTEVGYKLAKAALAPPDSGRSAELVNAFERESQGKTYYILEYEVKLPNREDRHNVTSVAVSRGKLYTFNASIPERRWQRVQGLMEDVVNSFSVY, encoded by the coding sequence ATGTGGAAAAGAATTGTATTTATTTTGCTATTGGTGTTTAGCCTCACTCTGACTAATCCTGGTGTAGCTTCTGCGGCTGGATTCAAAAGCTTTGTAGACTCTTATGATGGTTATGAATTTTTATACCCTAACGGCTGGGTACAAGTTAAAGTCGCCGATGGCCCTGATGTAGTCTTCCATGATTTGATTGAAATATCGGAAAATGTTTCTGTGGTCATTAGCCCGGTTCCCGATAACAAAAGTTTGACAGAACTGGGAACACCCACAGAAGTAGGATATAAATTAGCTAAGGCGGCTCTTGCGCCTCCTGATTCTGGTCGTTCGGCGGAATTGGTCAATGCTTTTGAGCGAGAATCTCAGGGGAAAACATACTACATATTAGAGTATGAAGTGAAACTGCCTAATCGGGAAGACCGACATAATGTCACTAGTGTGGCGGTCAGCCGTGGTAAGTTATATACTTTCAATGCTTCAATTCCCGAAAGACGTTGGCAGAGAGTTCAAGGCTTGATGGAAGATGTTGTAAATTCTTTCTCGGTGTATTAA
- a CDS encoding nucleoside triphosphate pyrophosphatase → MKTPQFVLASASPARHRLLQTVGITPIVKPSDFDESQIQINEPAQLVQILAQRKAETVVPQFESGLVMGCDSVLAVNGEIYGKPADATEAIARWQLMQGKFGDLYTGHVLIDLCQNRTLVRCQVTRVYFAQMSDRTIESYVATGEPLKCAGAFALEGFGSLFVEKIEGCHSNVIGLSLPLLRQMLEDLEYDVTDFWQ, encoded by the coding sequence ATGAAAACACCTCAATTTGTACTTGCTTCAGCTTCCCCGGCGCGTCACCGCTTGCTGCAAACTGTTGGTATTACACCTATAGTTAAGCCTAGTGATTTTGATGAGTCGCAAATTCAAATCAATGAACCTGCACAGTTAGTACAAATTCTGGCACAACGCAAGGCGGAAACTGTGGTTCCCCAATTTGAGTCAGGTTTGGTTATGGGTTGTGATTCGGTTTTGGCGGTGAATGGTGAGATTTATGGTAAGCCAGCCGATGCTACCGAAGCGATCGCTCGTTGGCAATTAATGCAAGGTAAATTTGGCGACTTGTATACTGGTCATGTGTTAATTGACCTTTGCCAAAACCGCACTTTAGTGAGGTGTCAGGTAACAAGAGTCTACTTTGCCCAAATGAGCGATCGCACTATTGAGTCTTACGTTGCTACAGGCGAACCCCTCAAGTGTGCTGGTGCTTTCGCCCTTGAGGGTTTTGGCAGTTTATTTGTGGAAAAAATTGAAGGTTGTCACAGCAATGTCATTGGACTGAGTTTACCCCTGCTGCGGCAGATGCTAGAAGATTTGGAATATGATGTTACTGATTTCTGGCAATAG
- a CDS encoding ShlB/FhaC/HecB family hemolysin secretion/activation protein produces MTNEHPKKLAFSWLPLSIFLLSSITFKPLQAQAEQLPNDKFIFSQRLPPPQDIQPPSPSPIPSPEPPQLLPPPAEILPPSPPTSTPEEALPSEADQTITVERFEVIGSTVFSPEELAQAVAEFTKRPITLRDIFQARSQITELYINKGYITSGAYVPPQEIQSGVIKIQVVEGKLEDIQITGTRRLNSNYVRSRLAIASTPPLNQERLLEGLQLLQLDPLIETVSAELSAGLRPNTSRLQVEIKEKKTFSTQIVLDNGRSPAVGSFRRRLQIHEANLLGLGDGLSVNYTNTDGSNALDASYTLPINPRNGTLGFNFGTASSNVIERPFNILDIQSSSRYYELRFRQPLLQTPTQEFAIGVIASRIESEASYLAEERLPFPSSGADEQGRTQISALRFFQEWTTRNSREVVALRSQFNLGIGLNATWNQNPPDSRFFTWRGQAQWVRLLAPETLLLLRANTQIASRALLPLEQWGLGGVGSVRGYRQDFLLTDSGALASAEAQLPILRASNIGGMLHLIPFADFGVSWNSSGRENPAPNTLAAIGLGLRWTQGDSFTARFDWGIPLVSVDSNSRGTWQENGLYFQLQYNAL; encoded by the coding sequence ATGACTAATGAACACCCCAAAAAACTTGCATTTTCCTGGTTGCCTTTGAGCATATTCCTACTCAGCAGCATCACTTTTAAACCTCTACAAGCCCAAGCTGAACAACTACCAAACGACAAATTCATCTTCTCCCAAAGACTTCCGCCGCCGCAAGATATTCAACCACCTTCGCCCTCACCAATACCCTCACCAGAACCGCCACAGCTACTACCCCCACCAGCAGAGATACTTCCACCCTCGCCTCCAACTTCCACACCAGAAGAAGCACTCCCTAGCGAGGCTGATCAAACTATTACTGTAGAGAGGTTTGAAGTTATTGGTAGCACAGTATTTAGTCCTGAAGAATTAGCTCAAGCCGTAGCTGAATTTACCAAACGGCCGATCACACTCAGGGATATTTTTCAGGCTCGTTCTCAAATCACAGAACTATATATCAACAAAGGCTACATTACTTCCGGGGCTTACGTTCCACCTCAAGAAATTCAATCGGGTGTAATTAAAATTCAGGTGGTGGAAGGTAAATTAGAGGACATCCAGATAACTGGTACTCGGCGACTGAACTCCAATTATGTACGTAGCCGTCTGGCGATCGCTTCCACCCCGCCTCTAAATCAGGAGCGTTTACTAGAGGGATTGCAACTTTTGCAACTTGATCCCTTGATCGAAACTGTGTCGGCTGAACTGTCAGCAGGGTTGCGCCCAAATACAAGTCGGCTACAAGTCGAGATTAAAGAAAAAAAAACATTTAGCACACAAATAGTTCTAGATAATGGGCGATCGCCAGCAGTAGGAAGTTTCCGACGCAGGTTGCAAATTCATGAAGCTAACTTACTCGGACTAGGAGATGGTTTAAGTGTAAATTACACTAATACCGATGGTAGCAACGCTTTAGATGCCAGCTATACATTACCGATTAATCCTCGCAACGGCACACTTGGTTTTAACTTTGGTACTGCATCTAGCAATGTGATTGAACGTCCTTTCAACATCCTAGATATTCAATCCTCTTCTCGCTACTACGAACTCAGATTTCGCCAGCCATTACTCCAAACTCCCACCCAGGAATTTGCCATTGGTGTCATAGCTTCTCGAATCGAAAGTGAAGCCTCTTATCTCGCAGAAGAACGTCTCCCTTTTCCTTCTTCGGGAGCTGATGAACAAGGACGCACTCAAATATCAGCACTGCGCTTTTTTCAAGAATGGACTACTCGCAATAGTCGGGAAGTAGTTGCTTTGCGATCGCAGTTTAATTTGGGGATCGGTTTAAATGCTACCTGGAATCAAAACCCTCCCGATAGTCGCTTTTTTACGTGGCGGGGTCAAGCCCAGTGGGTGCGTCTCTTAGCCCCTGAAACATTATTGTTACTCCGTGCCAATACGCAGATAGCATCCAGGGCGCTGTTACCTTTAGAGCAGTGGGGGTTAGGGGGAGTCGGTAGCGTGCGGGGTTATCGTCAAGATTTTTTATTGACAGATAGTGGCGCTTTAGCATCAGCTGAAGCTCAACTACCAATACTACGCGCATCTAATATAGGTGGTATGTTGCATTTAATTCCCTTTGCAGATTTCGGTGTGAGTTGGAATAGTTCAGGGAGAGAAAATCCAGCGCCTAATACATTAGCCGCCATTGGTCTAGGTTTGCGCTGGACACAAGGAGATAGCTTCACTGCTCGTTTTGACTGGGGTATTCCTTTAGTATCAGTTGACTCGAACTCTAGAGGGACATGGCAAGAAAATGGTCTGTATTTTCAGTTGCAGTACAATGCTTTGTGA